A window of the Lagenorhynchus albirostris chromosome 1, mLagAlb1.1, whole genome shotgun sequence genome harbors these coding sequences:
- the CHST14 gene encoding carbohydrate sulfotransferase 14, protein MFPRPLTPLAAPNGAEPLGRALRRAPLGRARAGLGGPPLLLPSMLMFAVIVASSGLLLMIERGILAEMKPLPLHPPNREDAVWRGTVPRPGRLSLDAGDSDLQVRQDVRNRTLRAVCGQPGMPRDPWDLPVGQRRTLLRHILVNDRYRFLYCYVPKVACSNWKRVLKVLAGVLDNVDVRLKMDHRSDLVFLADLRPDEIRYRLQHYFKFLFVRDPLERLLSAYRNKFGEIREYQQRYGAEIVRRYRAGAGPSPAGDDVTFPEFLRYLVDEDPERMNEHWMPVYHLCQPCAVHYDFVGSYERLEADANQVLEWVRAPPHVRFPARQAWYRPASPESLHYHLCSAPRALLQDVLPKYILDFSLFAYPLPNVTREACHK, encoded by the coding sequence ATGTTCCCCCGCCCGCTGACCCCGCTGGCGGCCCCAAATGGCGCCGAGCCCCTGGGCCGGGCGCTGAGGCGGGCCCCACTGGGCAGGGCCCGGGCCGGGCTGGGCGGGCCGCCCCTGCTGCTGCCGTCCATGCTGATGTTCGCGGTTATCGTGGCCTCCAGCGGGCTGCTGCTCATGATCGAGCGTGGCATCCTGGCCGAGATGAAGCCCCTTCCCCTGCACCCTCCCAACCGCGAGGACGCGGTCTGGCGTGGGACGGTCCCCAGGCCTGGGAGGCTGTCCCTGGATGCGGGGGACTCGGACTTACAGGTGAGGCAGGACGTCCGTAACCGGACCTTGCGAGCAGTGTGCGGACAACCAGGCATGCCCCGGGACCCCTGGGACTTGCCGGTGGGGCAGCGGCGCACCCTGCTGCGCCACATCCTCGTGAATGACCGCTACCGCTTCCTCTACTGCTACGTGCCCAAGGTGGCCTGCTCGAACTGGAAGCGGGTGCTGAAGGTGCTGGCGGGCGTCCTGGACAACGTGGACGTCCGCCTGAAGATGGACCACCGCAGCGACCTGGTGTTCCTGGCAGACCTAAGGCCTGATGAGATTCGCTACCGCCTGCAGCACTACTTCAAGTTCCTGTTTGTGCGGGACCCCTTGGAACGCCTTCTCTCTGCTTACCGCAACAAGTTTGGCGAGATCCGAGAGTACCAGCAGCGCTATGGGGCTGAGATAGTGAGGCGGTACAGGGCTGGAGCGGGGCCCAGCCCTGCGGGGGACGATGTCACCTTCCCCGAGTTCCTGAGATACCTGGTGGATGAGGACCCTGAGCGCATGAACGAGCATTGGATGCCCGTGTACCACCTGTGCCAGCCTTGTGCCGTGCACTACGACTTTGTGGGCTCCTATGAGAGACTGGAGGCAGATGCCAACCAGGTGCTGGAGTGGGTGCGGGCACCGCCCCATGTCCGATTCCCAGCTCGCCAGGCCTGGTACCGGCCGGCCAGCCCCGAAAGCCTGCACTACCACCTGTGCAGTGCCCCACGGGCCCTGCTGCAGGACGTGCTGCCTAAGTATATCCTGGActtttccctctttgcctacccACTGCCTAACGTCACCAGGGAGGCCTGTCATAAGTGA
- the BAHD1 gene encoding bromo adjacent homology domain-containing 1 protein isoform X3 codes for MTHTRRKSLSMLSSGPTGRQEPLQMEGSSMEQGAEGVEPGPPESPGHLTGRRKNYPLRKRPLIPEKPKACKVLLTRLENVAGPRSADEADELPPDLPKPPSPAPSSEDTGLPQPRKRRLASLNAEALNNLLLEREETSSLMGTRRSRGGDPHRSRDRDRATGGWASSKKRPRLGDLGGSRDLSPEPAPDEGARRDGDPTPKRLASLNAAAFLKLSQERELPLRPPRAHPEADGHSTEPPALRAPRPKWAKVNGKNYPKARQGAGSGEAAGPPGWQGHPEEPWPSATPRGPSSQPPYQPLSEALESPLGLRPHLPLLMGGQAALKPEPGRPGEESPAPKQELHQPSFPAPQLSPLPMPGNPADYSGLCGGPELTALGSFYLYCSQAGLRCGGYPSCSVLPEDKLSPVAAANAGLLLAPSSVPATGTHFQHPPWGSRYCSSEDTGVNGYSICEMLPPSLTHIGTTCGGCPSKMPFAAEGCRSLGQLEFPLPEAGHPASPAHPLLGCPVPSVPPAAEPVPHLQTPTSEPQTVARACPQSAKPPSGSKSGLRTGSSCRHTARSKAARRPSHPKQPRVQRPRPRRRRRRRTNGWAPVGAACEKAVYVLDEPEPAIRKSYQAVERHGETIRVRDTVLLKSGPRKTSTPYVAKISALWENPESGELMMSLLWYYRPEHLQGGRSPSMHENEVFASRHQDQNSVACIEEKCYVLTFAEYCRFCAMAKRRGEGLPSRKTALVPPSADYSTPPHRTVPEDTDPELVFLCRHVYDFRHGRILKNPQ; via the exons ATGACACACACTCGGAGGAAGTCTCTTTCCATGCTGAGTTCGGGCCCCACGGGCCGCCAGGAGCCCCTGCAGATGGAAGGCAGCAGTATGGAGCAGGGGGCAGAGGGTGTGGAGCCAGGTCCTCCTGAGAGCCCAGGGCACCTCACGGGGCGCCGCAAGAACTACCCACTGCGGAAGCGCCCGTTAATTCCCGAGAAGCCCAAGGCCTGCAAAGTGCTGCTGACCCGCCTGGAGAATGTGGCTGGTCCACGGAGCGCAGATGAGGCTGATGAGCTGCCCCCCGACCTGCCCAAGCCCCCTAGCCCGGCCCCATCCAGTGAGGACActggcctcccccagccccgcaaGCGGCGCCTGGCCTCCCTCAACGCTGAGGCCCTCAATAACCTGCTGCTGGAGCGGGAAGAGACCAGCAGCCTGATGGGCACCCGCCGCAGCCGAGGGGGAGACCCCCACCGCAGCCGGGACCGTGACCGGGCCACTGGAGGCTGGGCCTCCTCCAAGAAGCGGCCCCGGCTGGGGGACCTCGGAGGAAGTCGGGACCTGTCCCCAGAGCCAGCACCGGATGAAGGGGCCCGCCGAGATGGCGATCCAACTCCCAAGAGACTGGCCAGCCTGAATGCAGCTGCCTTCCTAAAGCTGAGCCAGGAGCGGGAGCTACCCCTGCGGCCGCCTCGTGCCCATCCAGAAGCAGATGGGCACTCCACTGAGCCACCAGCACTGAGGGCCCCGAGGCCAAAGTGGGCCAAGGTCAATGGCAAGAACTATCCCAAGGCCCGGCAGGGGGCTGGCTCTGGGGAGGCTGCAGGCCCACCCGGCTGGCAAGGACACCCCGAGGAGCCATGGCCATCTGCCACCCCTCGTGGGCCGTCCAGCCAGCCACCTTACCAGCCCCTGAGCGAGGCTCTAGAGAGCCCCTTGGGGCTGCGCCCTCACCTGCCCCTGCTGATGGGTGGGCAAGCAGCCTTGAAGCCGGAGCCCGGGCGCCCAGGCGAGGAGTCACCTGCCCCCAAGCAGGAACTGCACCAGCCCTCTTTCCCCGCACCCCAGCTCTCCCCGCTACCGATGCCTGGCAACCCCGCCGACTACAGTGGCCTGTGTGGTGGGCCTGAGCTCACCGCGCTAGGCAGCTTCTACCTGTACTGCAGCCAGGCCGGGCTGCGGTGTGGGGGCTACCCCTCCTGCTCCGTGCTCCCCGAGGACAAGCTGTCCCCAGTGGCTGCAGCTAACGCGGGGCTCCTCTTGGCCCCGAGCTCAGTGCCCGCCACGGGCACCCACTTCCAGCACCCTCCATGGGGTTCTCGCTACTGCTCCAGTGAGGATACTGGAGTGAATGGCTACAGCATCTGTGAAATGTTGCCCCCGTCTCTTACCCACATCGGCACTACCTGTGGCGGCTGCCCCTCCAAAATGCCTTTTGCAGCAG AAGGCTGCAGGTCCCTGGGCCAGCTGGAATTTCCTCTCCCAGAAGCCGGCCACCCTGCCTCACCTGCCCACCCCCTCTTGGGATGCCCTGTGCCCAGCGTGCCACCTGCAGCAGAGCCTGTCCCCCATCTTCAGACACCCACCTCGGAGCCCCAGACGGTAGCTCGTGCATGCCCTCAGAGCGCCAAGCCTCCTAGCGGCTCCAAGTCAGGTCTGCGCACGGGCTCTAGCTGTAGGCACACTGCGCGGAGCAAGGCTGCCCGCAGGCCCAGCCACCCCAAGCAGCCTCGCGTCCAGCGCCcacgcccccgccgccgccgccgccgccgcactAACGGCTGGGCGCCCGTTGGGGCTGCCTGTGAGAAAGCCGTCTATGTCTTG GATGAACCGGAACCAGCCATCCGAAAGAGCTACCAGGCGGTGGAGCGGCATGGAGAGACGATCCGAGTCCGGGACACTGTCCTGCTCAAGTCAGGCCCTCGAAAGACGTCCACACCTTATGTGGCCAAGATCTCTGCCCTCTGGGAGAACCCGGAATCAG GAGAGCTGATGATGAGCCTCTTGTGGTATTACAGACCAGAGCACTTACAGGGAGGCCGCAGTCCCAGCATGCACGAG AATGAAGTCTTTGCATCGAGACATCAGGATCAGAATAGTGTGGCCTGCATTGAAGAGAAGTGCTACGTGCTGACCTTTGCTGAGTACTGCAG ATTCTGTGCCATGGCCAAGCGTCGAGGCGAGGGTCTCCCCAGCCGAAAGACAGCACTGGTGCCCCCCTCTGCGGACTACTCCACCCCGCCACACCGCACAGTGCCCGAGGACACGGACCCTGAGCTGGTGTTTCTTTGCCGCCATGTCTATGACTTCCGCCATGGCCGCATCCTCAAGAACCCACAGTAG
- the BAHD1 gene encoding bromo adjacent homology domain-containing 1 protein isoform X1 → MTHTRRKSLSMLSSGPTGRQEPLQMEGSSMEQGAEGVEPGPPESPGHLTGRRKNYPLRKRPLIPEKPKACKVLLTRLENVAGPRSADEADELPPDLPKPPSPAPSSEDTGLPQPRKRRLASLNAEALNNLLLEREETSSLMGTRRSRGGDPHRSRDRDRATGGWASSKKRPRLGDLGGSRDLSPEPAPDEGARRDGDPTPKRLASLNAAAFLKLSQERELPLRPPRAHPEADGHSTEPPALRAPRPKWAKVNGKNYPKARQGAGSGEAAGPPGWQGHPEEPWPSATPRGPSSQPPYQPLSEALESPLGLRPHLPLLMGGQAALKPEPGRPGEESPAPKQELHQPSFPAPQLSPLPMPGNPADYSGLCGGPELTALGSFYLYCSQAGLRCGGYPSCSVLPEDKLSPVAAANAGLLLAPSSVPATGTHFQHPPWGSRYCSSEDTGVNGYSICEMLPPSLTHIGTTCGGCPSKMPFAAEGCRSLGQLEFPLPEAGHPASPAHPLLGCPVPSVPPAAEPVPHLQTPTSEPQTVARACPQSAKPPSGSKSGLRTGSSCRHTARSKAARRPSHPKQPRVQRPRPRRRRRRRTNGWAPVGAACEKAVYVLDEPEPAIRKSYQAVERHGETIRVRDTVLLKSGPRKTSTPYVAKISALWENPESGELMMSLLWYYRPEHLQGGRSPSMHEPLQNEVFASRHQDQNSVACIEEKCYVLTFAEYCRFCAMAKRRGEGLPSRKTALVPPSADYSTPPHRTVPEDTDPELVFLCRHVYDFRHGRILKNPQ, encoded by the exons ATGACACACACTCGGAGGAAGTCTCTTTCCATGCTGAGTTCGGGCCCCACGGGCCGCCAGGAGCCCCTGCAGATGGAAGGCAGCAGTATGGAGCAGGGGGCAGAGGGTGTGGAGCCAGGTCCTCCTGAGAGCCCAGGGCACCTCACGGGGCGCCGCAAGAACTACCCACTGCGGAAGCGCCCGTTAATTCCCGAGAAGCCCAAGGCCTGCAAAGTGCTGCTGACCCGCCTGGAGAATGTGGCTGGTCCACGGAGCGCAGATGAGGCTGATGAGCTGCCCCCCGACCTGCCCAAGCCCCCTAGCCCGGCCCCATCCAGTGAGGACActggcctcccccagccccgcaaGCGGCGCCTGGCCTCCCTCAACGCTGAGGCCCTCAATAACCTGCTGCTGGAGCGGGAAGAGACCAGCAGCCTGATGGGCACCCGCCGCAGCCGAGGGGGAGACCCCCACCGCAGCCGGGACCGTGACCGGGCCACTGGAGGCTGGGCCTCCTCCAAGAAGCGGCCCCGGCTGGGGGACCTCGGAGGAAGTCGGGACCTGTCCCCAGAGCCAGCACCGGATGAAGGGGCCCGCCGAGATGGCGATCCAACTCCCAAGAGACTGGCCAGCCTGAATGCAGCTGCCTTCCTAAAGCTGAGCCAGGAGCGGGAGCTACCCCTGCGGCCGCCTCGTGCCCATCCAGAAGCAGATGGGCACTCCACTGAGCCACCAGCACTGAGGGCCCCGAGGCCAAAGTGGGCCAAGGTCAATGGCAAGAACTATCCCAAGGCCCGGCAGGGGGCTGGCTCTGGGGAGGCTGCAGGCCCACCCGGCTGGCAAGGACACCCCGAGGAGCCATGGCCATCTGCCACCCCTCGTGGGCCGTCCAGCCAGCCACCTTACCAGCCCCTGAGCGAGGCTCTAGAGAGCCCCTTGGGGCTGCGCCCTCACCTGCCCCTGCTGATGGGTGGGCAAGCAGCCTTGAAGCCGGAGCCCGGGCGCCCAGGCGAGGAGTCACCTGCCCCCAAGCAGGAACTGCACCAGCCCTCTTTCCCCGCACCCCAGCTCTCCCCGCTACCGATGCCTGGCAACCCCGCCGACTACAGTGGCCTGTGTGGTGGGCCTGAGCTCACCGCGCTAGGCAGCTTCTACCTGTACTGCAGCCAGGCCGGGCTGCGGTGTGGGGGCTACCCCTCCTGCTCCGTGCTCCCCGAGGACAAGCTGTCCCCAGTGGCTGCAGCTAACGCGGGGCTCCTCTTGGCCCCGAGCTCAGTGCCCGCCACGGGCACCCACTTCCAGCACCCTCCATGGGGTTCTCGCTACTGCTCCAGTGAGGATACTGGAGTGAATGGCTACAGCATCTGTGAAATGTTGCCCCCGTCTCTTACCCACATCGGCACTACCTGTGGCGGCTGCCCCTCCAAAATGCCTTTTGCAGCAG AAGGCTGCAGGTCCCTGGGCCAGCTGGAATTTCCTCTCCCAGAAGCCGGCCACCCTGCCTCACCTGCCCACCCCCTCTTGGGATGCCCTGTGCCCAGCGTGCCACCTGCAGCAGAGCCTGTCCCCCATCTTCAGACACCCACCTCGGAGCCCCAGACGGTAGCTCGTGCATGCCCTCAGAGCGCCAAGCCTCCTAGCGGCTCCAAGTCAGGTCTGCGCACGGGCTCTAGCTGTAGGCACACTGCGCGGAGCAAGGCTGCCCGCAGGCCCAGCCACCCCAAGCAGCCTCGCGTCCAGCGCCcacgcccccgccgccgccgccgccgccgcactAACGGCTGGGCGCCCGTTGGGGCTGCCTGTGAGAAAGCCGTCTATGTCTTG GATGAACCGGAACCAGCCATCCGAAAGAGCTACCAGGCGGTGGAGCGGCATGGAGAGACGATCCGAGTCCGGGACACTGTCCTGCTCAAGTCAGGCCCTCGAAAGACGTCCACACCTTATGTGGCCAAGATCTCTGCCCTCTGGGAGAACCCGGAATCAG GAGAGCTGATGATGAGCCTCTTGTGGTATTACAGACCAGAGCACTTACAGGGAGGCCGCAGTCCCAGCATGCACGAG CCTTTGCAGAATGAAGTCTTTGCATCGAGACATCAGGATCAGAATAGTGTGGCCTGCATTGAAGAGAAGTGCTACGTGCTGACCTTTGCTGAGTACTGCAG ATTCTGTGCCATGGCCAAGCGTCGAGGCGAGGGTCTCCCCAGCCGAAAGACAGCACTGGTGCCCCCCTCTGCGGACTACTCCACCCCGCCACACCGCACAGTGCCCGAGGACACGGACCCTGAGCTGGTGTTTCTTTGCCGCCATGTCTATGACTTCCGCCATGGCCGCATCCTCAAGAACCCACAGTAG
- the BAHD1 gene encoding bromo adjacent homology domain-containing 1 protein isoform X2, with protein MTHTRRKSLSMLSSGPTGRQEPLQMEGSSMEQGAEGVEPGPPESPGHLTGRRKNYPLRKRPLIPEKPKACKVLLTRLENVAGPRSADEADELPPDLPKPPSPAPSSEDTGLPQPRKRRLASLNAEALNNLLLEREETSSLMGTRRSRGGDPHRSRDRDRATGGWASSKKRPRLGDLGGSRDLSPEPAPDEGARRDGDPTPKRLASLNAAAFLKLSQERELPLRPPRAHPEADGHSTEPPALRAPRPKWAKVNGKNYPKARQGAGSGEAAGPPGWQGHPEEPWPSATPRGPSSQPPYQPLSEALESPLGLRPHLPLLMGGQAALKPEPGRPGEESPAPKQELHQPSFPAPQLSPLPMPGNPADYSGLCGGPELTALGSFYLYCSQAGLRCGGYPSCSVLPEDKLSPVAAANAGLLLAPSSVPATGTHFQHPPWGSRYCSSEDTGVNGYSICEMLPPSLTHIGTTCGGCPSKMPFAAGCRSLGQLEFPLPEAGHPASPAHPLLGCPVPSVPPAAEPVPHLQTPTSEPQTVARACPQSAKPPSGSKSGLRTGSSCRHTARSKAARRPSHPKQPRVQRPRPRRRRRRRTNGWAPVGAACEKAVYVLDEPEPAIRKSYQAVERHGETIRVRDTVLLKSGPRKTSTPYVAKISALWENPESGELMMSLLWYYRPEHLQGGRSPSMHEPLQNEVFASRHQDQNSVACIEEKCYVLTFAEYCRFCAMAKRRGEGLPSRKTALVPPSADYSTPPHRTVPEDTDPELVFLCRHVYDFRHGRILKNPQ; from the exons ATGACACACACTCGGAGGAAGTCTCTTTCCATGCTGAGTTCGGGCCCCACGGGCCGCCAGGAGCCCCTGCAGATGGAAGGCAGCAGTATGGAGCAGGGGGCAGAGGGTGTGGAGCCAGGTCCTCCTGAGAGCCCAGGGCACCTCACGGGGCGCCGCAAGAACTACCCACTGCGGAAGCGCCCGTTAATTCCCGAGAAGCCCAAGGCCTGCAAAGTGCTGCTGACCCGCCTGGAGAATGTGGCTGGTCCACGGAGCGCAGATGAGGCTGATGAGCTGCCCCCCGACCTGCCCAAGCCCCCTAGCCCGGCCCCATCCAGTGAGGACActggcctcccccagccccgcaaGCGGCGCCTGGCCTCCCTCAACGCTGAGGCCCTCAATAACCTGCTGCTGGAGCGGGAAGAGACCAGCAGCCTGATGGGCACCCGCCGCAGCCGAGGGGGAGACCCCCACCGCAGCCGGGACCGTGACCGGGCCACTGGAGGCTGGGCCTCCTCCAAGAAGCGGCCCCGGCTGGGGGACCTCGGAGGAAGTCGGGACCTGTCCCCAGAGCCAGCACCGGATGAAGGGGCCCGCCGAGATGGCGATCCAACTCCCAAGAGACTGGCCAGCCTGAATGCAGCTGCCTTCCTAAAGCTGAGCCAGGAGCGGGAGCTACCCCTGCGGCCGCCTCGTGCCCATCCAGAAGCAGATGGGCACTCCACTGAGCCACCAGCACTGAGGGCCCCGAGGCCAAAGTGGGCCAAGGTCAATGGCAAGAACTATCCCAAGGCCCGGCAGGGGGCTGGCTCTGGGGAGGCTGCAGGCCCACCCGGCTGGCAAGGACACCCCGAGGAGCCATGGCCATCTGCCACCCCTCGTGGGCCGTCCAGCCAGCCACCTTACCAGCCCCTGAGCGAGGCTCTAGAGAGCCCCTTGGGGCTGCGCCCTCACCTGCCCCTGCTGATGGGTGGGCAAGCAGCCTTGAAGCCGGAGCCCGGGCGCCCAGGCGAGGAGTCACCTGCCCCCAAGCAGGAACTGCACCAGCCCTCTTTCCCCGCACCCCAGCTCTCCCCGCTACCGATGCCTGGCAACCCCGCCGACTACAGTGGCCTGTGTGGTGGGCCTGAGCTCACCGCGCTAGGCAGCTTCTACCTGTACTGCAGCCAGGCCGGGCTGCGGTGTGGGGGCTACCCCTCCTGCTCCGTGCTCCCCGAGGACAAGCTGTCCCCAGTGGCTGCAGCTAACGCGGGGCTCCTCTTGGCCCCGAGCTCAGTGCCCGCCACGGGCACCCACTTCCAGCACCCTCCATGGGGTTCTCGCTACTGCTCCAGTGAGGATACTGGAGTGAATGGCTACAGCATCTGTGAAATGTTGCCCCCGTCTCTTACCCACATCGGCACTACCTGTGGCGGCTGCCCCTCCAAAATGCCTTTTGCAGCAG GCTGCAGGTCCCTGGGCCAGCTGGAATTTCCTCTCCCAGAAGCCGGCCACCCTGCCTCACCTGCCCACCCCCTCTTGGGATGCCCTGTGCCCAGCGTGCCACCTGCAGCAGAGCCTGTCCCCCATCTTCAGACACCCACCTCGGAGCCCCAGACGGTAGCTCGTGCATGCCCTCAGAGCGCCAAGCCTCCTAGCGGCTCCAAGTCAGGTCTGCGCACGGGCTCTAGCTGTAGGCACACTGCGCGGAGCAAGGCTGCCCGCAGGCCCAGCCACCCCAAGCAGCCTCGCGTCCAGCGCCcacgcccccgccgccgccgccgccgccgcactAACGGCTGGGCGCCCGTTGGGGCTGCCTGTGAGAAAGCCGTCTATGTCTTG GATGAACCGGAACCAGCCATCCGAAAGAGCTACCAGGCGGTGGAGCGGCATGGAGAGACGATCCGAGTCCGGGACACTGTCCTGCTCAAGTCAGGCCCTCGAAAGACGTCCACACCTTATGTGGCCAAGATCTCTGCCCTCTGGGAGAACCCGGAATCAG GAGAGCTGATGATGAGCCTCTTGTGGTATTACAGACCAGAGCACTTACAGGGAGGCCGCAGTCCCAGCATGCACGAG CCTTTGCAGAATGAAGTCTTTGCATCGAGACATCAGGATCAGAATAGTGTGGCCTGCATTGAAGAGAAGTGCTACGTGCTGACCTTTGCTGAGTACTGCAG ATTCTGTGCCATGGCCAAGCGTCGAGGCGAGGGTCTCCCCAGCCGAAAGACAGCACTGGTGCCCCCCTCTGCGGACTACTCCACCCCGCCACACCGCACAGTGCCCGAGGACACGGACCCTGAGCTGGTGTTTCTTTGCCGCCATGTCTATGACTTCCGCCATGGCCGCATCCTCAAGAACCCACAGTAG